A genomic segment from Gaiellales bacterium encodes:
- the lpdA gene encoding dihydrolipoyl dehydrogenase, protein MDCDVAVLGGGPGGYPAAIRAAQLGANVVLIEQDRVGGTCITVGCIPTKAWVQTAHGIKEARETFAKIGVRVSAPELDFGQAQTNKQGIVDGLVNGITGVVKANGITIVNGRGAFTGPNTIAVEGGEDVTFRSAVIATGSHSLRPPVKGIDGPRCVDSTGLLEIGEVPKRLVILGGGVIGVEFASIFKHFGAEVTIVEMLEHLIPMEDADASKELERAFKRRGITTHLGAKATEIAESDGGVTLHYEGGDGKPGTVDADLVLVATGRGASTADIGLDKAGVDFDPRKGVIADRHMRTNVEHIYAVGDVAGVYQLAHTSFREGEIAAENALGHEAEMDYTAVPRCVYTDPEVAAVGLTEAQARQQHGDDSIVTGRFPFSASARAQMYAEKGGWAKTIHETRYGELLGLVIVGPQATELVNAGVIGIGAESTIDTVADSIAAHPTLAEAVKEAALVALGRPIHLPPPRQRAKAAAR, encoded by the coding sequence ATGGACTGTGACGTCGCCGTCCTGGGCGGAGGGCCGGGCGGCTACCCGGCCGCCATCCGGGCGGCACAGCTGGGCGCCAACGTCGTCCTGATCGAGCAGGACCGCGTCGGCGGGACCTGCATCACGGTCGGCTGCATCCCCACGAAGGCGTGGGTGCAGACGGCGCACGGAATCAAGGAAGCGCGCGAGACGTTCGCCAAGATCGGCGTGCGCGTGTCCGCGCCCGAGCTCGACTTCGGCCAGGCCCAGACGAACAAGCAGGGCATCGTCGACGGACTCGTCAACGGGATCACCGGCGTCGTCAAGGCGAACGGCATCACGATCGTGAACGGCCGCGGCGCCTTCACGGGCCCGAACACGATCGCCGTCGAGGGCGGGGAGGACGTCACCTTCCGCTCGGCCGTCATCGCGACCGGGTCGCACTCGCTGCGCCCGCCCGTCAAGGGCATCGACGGCCCTCGATGCGTCGACTCCACCGGCCTGCTCGAGATCGGCGAGGTGCCGAAGCGGCTCGTGATCCTGGGCGGCGGCGTGATCGGCGTCGAATTCGCGTCGATCTTCAAGCATTTCGGCGCCGAGGTGACGATCGTCGAGATGCTCGAGCACCTGATCCCGATGGAGGACGCCGACGCCTCGAAGGAGCTCGAACGCGCGTTCAAGCGCCGCGGGATCACCACGCACCTGGGCGCGAAGGCGACCGAGATCGCCGAGAGCGACGGCGGCGTCACGCTGCACTACGAGGGCGGCGACGGCAAGCCGGGCACGGTCGATGCCGACCTCGTGCTGGTCGCGACCGGGCGCGGGGCGAGCACCGCCGACATCGGCCTCGACAAGGCGGGAGTCGACTTCGACCCGCGCAAGGGCGTGATCGCCGACAGGCACATGCGCACGAACGTGGAGCACATCTACGCGGTCGGCGACGTCGCCGGCGTCTACCAGCTCGCGCACACGTCGTTCCGCGAGGGCGAAATCGCCGCCGAGAACGCGCTCGGCCACGAGGCCGAAATGGACTACACAGCGGTGCCGCGCTGCGTCTACACCGATCCCGAGGTGGCCGCCGTCGGCCTGACCGAGGCGCAGGCGCGCCAGCAGCACGGCGACGACTCGATCGTCACCGGCCGCTTCCCGTTCTCCGCGTCCGCGCGGGCGCAGATGTACGCCGAGAAGGGCGGCTGGGCGAAGACGATCCACGAGACCCGCTACGGCGAGCTGCTCGGCCTCGTCATCGTCGGTCCGCAGGCGACCGAGCTCGTGAACGCGGGCGTGATCGGCATCGGCGCCGAGTCGACCATCGACACCGTGGCCGACTCGATCGCCGCGCACCCAACGCTGGCG
- a CDS encoding tetratricopeptide repeat protein yields the protein MSGSYRVAHLDDLDRIEVAGGQYRPIRRRLGVRAFGINAYTADKAGDQVVEQHTEGAGGGSGRQEELYMVVAGHAEFTVAGETVDAPAGTMVFVPDVNARRGAVATADATTVLVVGGPADSPIPTSPFEYWFAAEAPYNAGDYDGAIEVASEGLSEWPESGQLNYQLACFQALAGRRDKALEHLAIAAANDPRVAEWAADDSDLDSIRDDPAFPKPE from the coding sequence GTGAGCGGCTCCTACCGCGTCGCCCATCTCGACGACCTCGACCGCATCGAGGTGGCCGGCGGCCAGTACCGGCCGATCCGCCGTCGGCTGGGCGTGCGCGCGTTCGGCATCAACGCCTACACCGCCGACAAGGCCGGCGACCAGGTCGTCGAGCAGCACACGGAGGGCGCGGGCGGCGGTTCCGGCCGGCAGGAGGAGCTGTACATGGTGGTCGCGGGCCACGCCGAGTTCACCGTGGCGGGGGAGACCGTGGACGCGCCCGCGGGCACCATGGTGTTCGTCCCGGACGTCAACGCCAGGCGCGGCGCCGTCGCCACCGCCGACGCGACGACCGTGCTGGTCGTGGGCGGGCCCGCCGACTCCCCGATCCCGACCTCGCCCTTCGAGTACTGGTTCGCGGCCGAGGCGCCGTACAACGCGGGCGACTACGACGGCGCGATCGAGGTGGCCTCGGAGGGGCTCAGCGAGTGGCCCGAGTCCGGGCAGCTGAACTACCAGCTGGCGTGCTTCCAGGCCCTGGCCGGCCGCCGCGACAAGGCGCTCGAGCATCTCGCGATCGCCGCCGCGAACGACCCGCGCGTGGCCGAGTGGGCCGCCGACGACTCCGACCTGGACTCGATCCGGGACGACCCGGCGTTCCCCAAGCCTGAATGA
- a CDS encoding biotin/lipoyl-containing protein, whose protein sequence is MATPVTVPSLGEEDAPAVLIRFLVEPGQAVHRGDPLYELDTDKVTQEVEAEADGVLLEVVGTPGVEYPPGATIAWIGEPGETAGA, encoded by the coding sequence ATGGCGACCCCAGTGACGGTTCCCAGCCTGGGCGAGGAGGACGCGCCGGCCGTCCTGATCCGGTTCCTGGTGGAGCCGGGACAGGCCGTCCACCGCGGCGACCCGCTCTACGAGCTCGACACCGACAAGGTGACGCAGGAGGTCGAGGCCGAGGCCGACGGCGTCCTGCTCGAGGTCGTCGGCACGCCCGGCGTCGAGTACCCGCCCGGCGCGACGATCGCCTGGATCGGCGAGCCCGGCGAGACGGCCGGAGCGTGA
- a CDS encoding thiamine pyrophosphate-dependent enzyme yields the protein MAKTAAGEASVLNDREHALDLFRQMALIRRFEERTEEQYTRARIGGYCHLAIGEEASSVGAIDALVDGDALYASYRDHGTALAVGSPAAAVMAELFGKESGVAHGRGGSMHLLDVERHFYGGWGIVGAHLPIATGTALAMTYRELPFAVLCQFGDGAVATGSFHEALNLAAVWDLPIVFHAINNQYGMGTSVQQSNAEPELWKRAAAYRMHGEQVDGNDVLAVREAADRLLRQAREERRPALLETITYRYRGHSVADAGKVYRTADEVRSWRERDPITRYGLLLGERGLATAADLDAIWQDVSAVVKDAIDKAVAAAAPGRDSLYEHLYGDPAHEEQFSRMQSGAPYGERGGEQTWPT from the coding sequence ATGGCGAAGACCGCGGCGGGCGAGGCTTCGGTTCTGAACGACCGAGAGCACGCGCTCGACCTCTTCCGGCAGATGGCGCTGATCCGCCGGTTCGAGGAACGAACCGAGGAGCAGTACACCAGGGCCCGGATCGGCGGCTACTGCCATCTCGCGATCGGCGAGGAGGCTTCGTCGGTGGGCGCGATCGACGCGCTCGTCGACGGCGACGCCCTCTACGCCAGCTACCGCGACCATGGCACCGCCCTCGCGGTCGGAAGCCCTGCGGCGGCGGTCATGGCGGAGCTCTTCGGCAAGGAGTCGGGCGTTGCCCACGGCCGCGGCGGCTCGATGCACCTGCTCGACGTGGAACGCCACTTCTACGGCGGCTGGGGCATCGTCGGGGCGCATCTGCCGATCGCCACCGGAACCGCCCTCGCGATGACCTATCGGGAGCTCCCGTTCGCCGTCCTGTGCCAGTTCGGCGACGGCGCCGTGGCGACCGGGTCGTTCCACGAGGCGCTCAACCTGGCCGCGGTCTGGGATCTCCCCATCGTGTTCCATGCGATCAACAACCAGTACGGGATGGGGACGTCGGTGCAGCAGTCGAACGCCGAGCCCGAGCTGTGGAAGCGGGCCGCCGCGTACCGCATGCACGGCGAGCAGGTCGATGGCAACGACGTGCTCGCGGTGCGCGAGGCGGCCGACCGGCTCCTGCGCCAGGCGCGCGAGGAGCGCCGGCCGGCGTTGCTCGAGACGATCACCTACCGCTACCGGGGCCACTCGGTGGCCGACGCCGGCAAGGTCTACCGCACCGCCGACGAGGTGCGCTCCTGGCGCGAGCGCGACCCGATCACGCGCTACGGCCTGCTGCTCGGCGAGCGCGGCCTCGCCACCGCCGCCGATCTCGACGCGATCTGGCAGGACGTCTCGGCCGTGGTGAAGGACGCGATCGACAAGGCGGTCGCCGCGGCGGCGCCCGGGCGCGACAGCCTCTACGAGCACCTCTACGGCGACCCGGCCCACGAGGAGCAGTTCTCCCGCATGCAGTCGGGTGCCCCCTACGGCGAGCGCGGAGGCGAGCAGACATGGCCGACGTGA
- a CDS encoding alpha-ketoacid dehydrogenase subunit beta gives MADVTYREALRLALDEELGRDQDVFLMGEEIGRFEGSYKVTAGLWQKYGATRVRETPISEEGFVGAGIGAAMMGLRPVIEIMTINFILVAMDQVINHAAKIRYMFGGKVGVPLVIRAPGGAGAQLTAQHSQSLEAWFAGCPGLKVVSPATPADAYGMLKTAIRDDDPVLFCENLVLYNLTGALPENGDGLVPLGRAAIAREGTDLTLVAHSYTVQRALRVADRLSQDGISVEVVDLRSLRPLDVDTVAESVRKTNRVLVAEEGWSTYGVGAELAARLQRVCFDDLDAPVERVGQAEVPMPYAKPLELAALPLESKIEAAARSLLAECGL, from the coding sequence ATGGCCGACGTGACCTACCGCGAGGCGCTGCGCCTGGCCCTCGACGAGGAGCTCGGCCGCGACCAGGACGTTTTTCTGATGGGCGAGGAGATCGGGCGTTTCGAGGGCTCCTACAAGGTCACCGCCGGCCTGTGGCAGAAGTACGGCGCGACCCGCGTACGGGAGACGCCCATCTCCGAGGAGGGCTTCGTCGGCGCGGGCATCGGCGCGGCCATGATGGGCCTGCGGCCGGTAATCGAGATCATGACGATCAACTTCATCCTGGTGGCGATGGACCAGGTCATCAACCACGCCGCCAAGATCCGCTACATGTTCGGCGGCAAGGTGGGCGTGCCGCTCGTGATCCGCGCGCCGGGCGGTGCCGGCGCCCAGTTGACCGCCCAGCACTCGCAGTCGCTCGAGGCCTGGTTCGCCGGCTGCCCGGGCCTGAAGGTGGTCTCGCCGGCAACGCCGGCGGACGCCTACGGGATGCTGAAGACGGCGATCCGCGACGACGACCCGGTGCTCTTCTGCGAGAACCTGGTGCTCTACAACCTGACCGGCGCCCTGCCCGAGAACGGCGACGGCCTCGTCCCGCTCGGCCGGGCCGCGATCGCCCGCGAGGGCACCGATCTCACCCTCGTCGCCCACTCCTACACCGTGCAGCGGGCGCTGCGCGTCGCCGACCGGCTCTCGCAGGACGGGATCTCGGTCGAGGTCGTCGACCTGCGGTCGCTGCGGCCGCTCGACGTCGACACGGTGGCGGAGTCGGTGCGCAAGACGAACCGGGTGCTGGTCGCCGAGGAGGGCTGGTCGACCTACGGCGTCGGTGCCGAGCTGGCGGCCCGCCTGCAGCGGGTCTGCTTCGACGACCTGGACGCGCCCGTCGAGCGGGTCGGCCAGGCCGAGGTGCCCATGCCCTACGCGAAGCCGCTCGAGCTCGCCGCGCTGCCGCTCGAGTCGAAGATCGAGGCCGCCGCGCGCTCGTTGCTGGCCGAGTGCGGACTGTAA
- a CDS encoding dihydrolipoamide acetyltransferase family protein yields MSEELTMPRLSDTMEQGTIGRWLKREGESFHEGDVIAEIETDKATMDFQAYEDGTMLRILVGDGESAALGAPIAIIGAEGEEVPADAPAAASANGGGRDNGAAEPAPAAEPEAEAKEEAPVATVTEEAPSDGGGLRASPIARRMADAGGLDLRTLAGKGTGPDGRIVKADVEKALAGGVTPAPAAPAAAQAAPPPPGEGDDVRELTPMLKAVARRMAESKATVPHFYVSSEIDMTRALELRAELNEALADSGEKVSVNDLIVRACAQALVQHPQAHRSYVDGHHVYHSHVHVGIAVALDDGLIVPVLRDADTKGVRRLAAETRDLVKRARDGKLRQSEIEGATFTVSNMGMFDVAAFSAIINPPESTILAVSSTVERAVVRDGAVVPRKIMSVTLSCDHRACSGADGARLLQTVKRHLEAPTLLLA; encoded by the coding sequence ATGTCTGAAGAGCTCACCATGCCCCGCCTCTCCGACACGATGGAGCAGGGCACCATCGGCCGGTGGCTGAAGCGCGAGGGCGAGAGCTTCCACGAGGGCGACGTGATCGCCGAGATCGAGACCGACAAGGCCACGATGGACTTCCAGGCCTACGAGGACGGCACGATGCTGCGGATCCTCGTCGGCGACGGCGAGTCCGCCGCCCTGGGCGCACCGATCGCGATCATCGGCGCCGAGGGCGAGGAGGTGCCCGCCGACGCGCCGGCCGCGGCCTCCGCGAACGGCGGCGGCCGCGACAACGGCGCCGCCGAGCCGGCGCCCGCGGCCGAACCCGAGGCCGAGGCCAAGGAAGAGGCGCCGGTCGCGACCGTGACCGAGGAAGCCCCCTCCGACGGGGGCGGCCTGCGCGCCAGCCCGATCGCGCGCCGGATGGCCGACGCGGGCGGGCTCGACCTGCGCACCCTGGCGGGCAAGGGCACCGGGCCCGACGGCCGCATCGTCAAGGCCGACGTCGAGAAGGCGCTCGCGGGCGGCGTGACGCCCGCGCCGGCGGCCCCGGCCGCAGCCCAGGCCGCGCCGCCGCCTCCGGGCGAGGGCGACGACGTGCGCGAGCTGACGCCGATGCTGAAGGCCGTCGCCCGGCGCATGGCCGAATCCAAGGCGACCGTCCCCCACTTCTACGTCAGCTCCGAGATCGACATGACCCGCGCCCTCGAGCTGCGGGCCGAGTTGAACGAGGCCCTCGCCGACTCCGGCGAGAAGGTGAGCGTGAACGACCTGATCGTGCGCGCGTGCGCCCAGGCGCTGGTGCAGCACCCGCAGGCGCACCGCTCCTACGTCGACGGTCACCACGTCTACCACTCCCATGTGCACGTCGGGATCGCGGTGGCGCTCGACGACGGCCTGATCGTCCCGGTGCTGCGCGACGCCGACACGAAGGGCGTGCGCCGGCTCGCGGCCGAGACGCGCGACCTGGTCAAGCGGGCCCGCGACGGGAAGCTGCGCCAGTCCGAGATCGAGGGCGCCACGTTCACGGTCTCGAACATGGGCATGTTCGACGTCGCCGCCTTCTCGGCGATCATCAACCCGCCCGAGTCGACCATCCTGGCGGTGTCGAGCACGGTCGAGCGCGCGGTCGTCCGCGACGGCGCCGTCGTCCCGCGCAAGATCATGTCGGTGACCCTCTCCTGCGACCATCGCGCCTGCTCGGGCGCCGACGGCGCGCGGCTGCTCCAGACCGTCAAACGCCATCTCGAGGCGCCGACGCTCCTGCTCGCATGA
- a CDS encoding CBS domain-containing protein translates to MELTDVMATHVVTVSPDTQIGDAARHMVEADVGAAMVVDEAGNLVGVISERDLMRCVSDGTDPATPVSERMTSHVLTAAPDTNIPEAMALMVDGHFRHLPVVNGDGQVVGVISMRDLMAYTSLRLRGGSLGHDDDLDPAEVIATIFRMRTGAA, encoded by the coding sequence ATGGAACTGACGGACGTGATGGCGACGCACGTGGTGACGGTGTCGCCCGACACCCAGATCGGTGACGCGGCCCGCCACATGGTCGAGGCCGACGTCGGCGCCGCGATGGTGGTCGACGAGGCGGGCAACCTGGTCGGCGTGATCAGCGAGCGCGACCTGATGCGCTGCGTGAGCGACGGCACCGACCCGGCCACGCCCGTCAGCGAGCGGATGACCAGCCACGTCCTCACCGCCGCCCCGGACACGAACATCCCCGAGGCGATGGCGCTCATGGTCGACGGCCACTTCCGCCACCTGCCGGTGGTGAACGGCGACGGCCAGGTGGTCGGCGTCATCTCGATGCGCGATCTGATGGCCTACACCTCGCTGCGGCTGCGCGGCGGCAGCCTCGGCCACGACGACGATCTCGACCCGGCCGAGGTGATCGCCACGATCTTCCGCATGCGCACCGGCGCCGCCTGA
- a CDS encoding aminopeptidase — MDSATLDRLAKLAVGFGANVQPGQRVMIIASIGQEALARKIVELTYQAGAVYVDMIYRDPYVQRARLQHAVDEALGYEPEWVVEMVRQHGIHKGAIIALSGPVAPGLLDGIDPSRIGRDRPPAQKQQTENMTEARNNWSIVPCPTEGWATLVHPDLEPDAALDRLWEEIAIVCRLDTDDPVAAWSARIDELKRACGALNERRFDTIHLEGPGTDLRVGLLPGSNWNGGGMSTAWGLPHRANLPTEEVFTTPDPERVDGAVRATKPRELSGTIVRGLEVRFEGGRVTSIDADENGDVLKAYAERDEGAGRLGELALVDAGGRIGPLDTVFYDTLLDENAASHIALGQGFDWAVEEADRERINRSDIHVDFMIGSPEVDVTGVTASGDRVPVLRNGAWQI; from the coding sequence GTGGATTCCGCCACGCTGGACAGGTTGGCAAAGCTCGCCGTCGGGTTCGGAGCCAATGTCCAGCCGGGCCAGCGGGTGATGATCATCGCCTCGATCGGGCAGGAGGCGCTGGCCCGCAAGATCGTCGAGCTCACCTACCAGGCCGGCGCGGTGTACGTGGACATGATCTACCGCGACCCCTACGTCCAGCGGGCACGGCTCCAGCACGCGGTCGACGAGGCGCTCGGCTACGAGCCGGAGTGGGTCGTCGAGATGGTGCGCCAGCACGGCATCCACAAGGGCGCGATCATCGCGCTCAGCGGGCCCGTCGCGCCGGGGTTGCTCGACGGCATCGACCCGTCCCGGATCGGCCGCGACCGTCCGCCGGCGCAGAAGCAGCAGACCGAGAACATGACCGAGGCCCGCAACAACTGGTCGATCGTGCCGTGCCCGACCGAGGGCTGGGCGACGCTCGTGCACCCCGACCTCGAGCCCGACGCGGCGCTCGACCGGCTGTGGGAGGAGATCGCGATCGTCTGCCGGCTCGACACGGACGATCCCGTCGCTGCGTGGTCGGCGCGGATCGACGAGCTGAAGCGGGCCTGCGGGGCCCTGAACGAGCGCCGCTTCGACACCATCCACCTGGAAGGGCCCGGCACCGATCTGCGCGTCGGCCTCCTGCCCGGCTCGAACTGGAACGGCGGGGGCATGTCGACCGCGTGGGGGCTTCCGCATCGCGCCAATCTGCCCACCGAGGAAGTCTTCACGACGCCCGATCCCGAGCGGGTCGACGGCGCCGTTCGCGCGACGAAGCCGCGCGAGCTCTCCGGCACGATCGTACGCGGCCTGGAGGTGCGCTTCGAGGGCGGCCGGGTGACGTCGATCGACGCCGACGAGAATGGCGACGTCCTCAAGGCGTACGCGGAGCGCGACGAGGGCGCCGGCCGCCTCGGCGAGCTCGCGCTCGTCGACGCCGGCGGGCGCATCGGCCCGCTCGACACCGTCTTCTACGACACGCTGCTCGACGAGAACGCGGCCAGCCACATCGCCCTTGGCCAGGGCTTCGACTGGGCCGTCGAGGAGGCTGACCGCGAGCGGATCAACCGCAGCGATATCCACGTCGACTTCATGATCGGCTCCCCCGAGGTCGACGTCACCGGCGTCACGGCCTCGGGCGACCGCGTGCCCGTGCTCCGTAACGGCGCCTGGCAGATCTGA
- a CDS encoding copper resistance protein CopC, which translates to MRGLRALAIMLPLLVPAAFPASALAHASLLRSDPAAGSVVPQAPTQIVLHFDEPVQDAGSAVVSSTGASVLAGHARLEHGDSRALVIPLRTGLGDGDYTVRWRVVSSDGHIVSGVVAIGVGRNRPPPQAATTQTSSLDWPFLAARFAYFLGLMLLVGGAIYRVAVFRPAIAAVTGKPREMAALREGARANSLLLGAAALMLAGGWVALTREGAEVAGVSFWQAFNHHGPIGSALGATRFGREFGRGIDLGAAFCVATAAAFAVARRSRVAALVLAVPAVALGAWAVIVPGLSGHAGDPGLGLPAVAVDALHTLAAAVWIGGLVQLVLVTPYATRGLPDGERGRVRTDATTRFSKIALASVAVLAATGLGRALWAVSSPAQVWQTGYGRALAVKAGLLACLVALGYLNRRRLSAFEAIRRRGAVEIGLMAAVLAVVALLTDLPPANTPGVGSAASAPAGGPVSLRLAGGARLALWPGFAGTNAVDLRLPGATEPTINIRTARSGAVLRRAPDGSYAGLLTALPQGHMRLRIESGPRPLTADVTLGAPSGAPPVPAAPAATGATAAAEASDLAVGGQRVGRHALRLTLLSQTGAAVPDVIVLVNGHVALPCPGSPGVCYQAPIGASAAPVDVVVIRPGEPNVDATLDLPGADARPAPALLREAARAFAALHSLRAENVLSSGPGRTVATTYIVQAPNRLTIDVHGGEHSRIIGTTRWDQLASGGWKRSFTPAIRQPDPFWAPTAESVYVAGGDANTVELTLVQPGGPTFFRLWIDRRTHVVRRLRMITAAHFMSERELDLNSAPPVLPPR; encoded by the coding sequence ATGCGCGGTCTCCGCGCGCTCGCAATCATGCTTCCGCTGCTCGTGCCCGCGGCCTTTCCGGCCTCGGCGCTGGCGCACGCCAGCCTGCTCCGCAGCGACCCGGCCGCGGGCAGCGTCGTCCCCCAGGCTCCCACGCAGATCGTGCTCCACTTCGACGAGCCGGTGCAGGACGCGGGCAGCGCGGTCGTCTCGAGCACCGGCGCGTCGGTGCTGGCCGGCCACGCCCGGCTCGAGCACGGCGACTCGCGCGCGCTCGTCATCCCCTTGCGAACCGGCCTCGGCGACGGCGACTACACCGTCCGCTGGCGGGTCGTCTCGTCGGACGGGCACATCGTCTCGGGCGTCGTTGCGATCGGCGTCGGCCGCAACCGCCCTCCGCCGCAGGCGGCGACGACCCAGACCTCATCCCTCGACTGGCCGTTCCTGGCTGCCCGGTTCGCGTACTTCCTGGGGCTGATGCTGCTCGTCGGCGGCGCGATCTACCGGGTGGCCGTGTTCCGGCCGGCCATCGCCGCCGTCACCGGCAAGCCGCGGGAGATGGCGGCGCTGCGCGAGGGGGCGCGGGCAAACTCGCTCCTGCTCGGCGCTGCGGCGCTGATGCTGGCGGGCGGCTGGGTCGCGCTCACGCGCGAGGGCGCCGAGGTGGCGGGCGTGTCGTTCTGGCAGGCGTTCAACCACCACGGCCCGATCGGCTCGGCGCTCGGGGCGACCCGGTTCGGGCGCGAGTTCGGCCGCGGGATCGACCTCGGCGCCGCGTTCTGCGTCGCCACGGCGGCGGCGTTCGCGGTCGCCCGCCGCAGCCGCGTGGCGGCGCTCGTCCTGGCCGTGCCGGCCGTCGCGCTGGGAGCGTGGGCGGTGATCGTGCCGGGACTCTCGGGGCACGCCGGCGATCCCGGGCTGGGACTTCCGGCGGTCGCCGTCGACGCCCTTCACACGCTCGCCGCGGCGGTCTGGATCGGCGGCCTCGTCCAGCTCGTGCTGGTCACGCCCTACGCCACCCGCGGCCTGCCCGACGGCGAGCGCGGCCGCGTCCGCACGGACGCCACAACGCGCTTCTCGAAGATCGCGCTCGCGAGCGTCGCCGTGCTCGCGGCAACCGGGCTGGGACGAGCGCTCTGGGCCGTCTCCTCGCCCGCGCAGGTGTGGCAGACCGGCTACGGCCGCGCCCTCGCCGTCAAGGCGGGCCTGCTCGCCTGCCTCGTCGCGCTCGGATATCTCAACCGCCGCCGGCTCTCGGCCTTCGAGGCGATCCGGCGCCGCGGCGCCGTCGAGATCGGACTGATGGCGGCGGTGCTGGCGGTCGTCGCGCTGCTCACCGACCTGCCGCCGGCGAACACGCCCGGCGTCGGATCGGCGGCGTCCGCTCCCGCCGGCGGGCCGGTCAGCCTGCGCCTGGCGGGTGGGGCGCGGCTCGCGCTGTGGCCCGGGTTCGCGGGCACGAACGCCGTCGACCTGCGGTTGCCGGGCGCCACCGAACCCACGATCAACATCCGGACGGCACGCAGCGGCGCGGTGCTGCGCCGCGCACCGGACGGCTCCTACGCCGGGCTGCTCACGGCCCTGCCGCAGGGCCACATGCGCCTGCGCATCGAGTCCGGGCCGCGGCCGCTGACCGCCGACGTCACCCTCGGCGCGCCTTCGGGCGCACCGCCGGTGCCCGCCGCGCCCGCCGCGACCGGTGCGACGGCCGCCGCCGAGGCCTCCGACCTGGCCGTAGGCGGGCAGCGCGTCGGCCGGCATGCGCTGCGGCTGACGCTGCTCTCGCAGACCGGCGCGGCCGTGCCCGATGTGATCGTGCTCGTGAACGGCCACGTGGCCCTCCCGTGCCCCGGCTCACCTGGCGTCTGCTATCAGGCGCCAATTGGCGCGTCCGCGGCGCCGGTCGACGTCGTCGTCATCCGCCCCGGCGAGCCGAACGTCGACGCAACGCTCGACCTGCCCGGCGCCGACGCCCGCCCCGCTCCCGCGCTGCTGCGAGAGGCCGCCCGGGCGTTTGCCGCGCTCCACAGTCTGCGGGCCGAGAACGTGCTCTCCTCCGGGCCGGGACGGACGGTGGCGACGACGTACATCGTCCAGGCCCCCAACCGGCTGACCATCGACGTCCACGGCGGCGAGCACTCGCGGATCATCGGCACGACCCGGTGGGATCAGCTCGCGAGCGGCGGCTGGAAGCGCTCGTTCACGCCGGCCATCCGCCAGCCCGACCCGTTCTGGGCGCCCACTGCCGAGTCGGTCTACGTCGCCGGAGGCGACGCCAACACCGTCGAGCTGACGCTCGTCCAGCCCGGCGGGCCGACGTTCTTCCGCCTCTGGATCGATCGCCGCACCCACGTCGTCCGGCGGCTGCGGATGATCACCGCCGCCCACTTCATGAGCGAGCGCGAGCTCGACCTGAACTCGGCGCCGCCGGTGCTGCCGCCGCGCTAG
- a CDS encoding GntR family transcriptional regulator, with protein MSASSPNGRLEIQSVVDHVYTALRERILAGDLPRASKLRQVSLAEEMGVSRTPLREALRRLAAEGLVDFSPNRGATVSELDFGDMRHAWAARVALEPGAARLAAERRDPDGIAAMRDAIAVQRGADGERGQSFAANRAFHLALAAASGNPHLTRFAEMLWVPRIGVPIYAAQAAEPAGPSAWADEHERIADAIEQGDADAAERLTRAHVAAHPPVPRS; from the coding sequence ATGAGCGCCAGTTCGCCGAACGGACGCCTGGAGATCCAGAGCGTCGTGGATCATGTCTACACCGCCCTGCGCGAGCGGATCCTCGCCGGCGACCTGCCTCGCGCGTCGAAGCTGCGACAGGTCTCGCTCGCCGAGGAGATGGGCGTGTCGCGGACGCCGCTGCGCGAGGCGCTGCGGCGGCTGGCGGCCGAGGGGCTGGTCGACTTCTCGCCCAACCGCGGCGCGACCGTGTCTGAGCTCGACTTCGGCGACATGCGCCACGCCTGGGCGGCGCGGGTCGCGCTCGAGCCGGGGGCGGCCCGCCTGGCGGCCGAGCGGCGCGACCCGGACGGGATCGCGGCGATGCGCGACGCCATCGCCGTGCAGCGGGGCGCCGACGGCGAGCGGGGCCAGAGCTTCGCCGCCAACCGCGCGTTCCACCTGGCGCTGGCCGCCGCATCCGGCAACCCCCACCTCACCCGCTTCGCCGAGATGCTGTGGGTGCCGCGCATCGGCGTCCCGATCTACGCCGCCCAGGCGGCCGAGCCGGCCGGGCCCTCGGCCTGGGCTGACGAGCACGAGCGGATCGCCGACGCGATCGAGCAGGGCGACGCCGACGCGGCCGAGCGGCTCACGCGGGCGCACGTCGCGGCGCACCCGCCTGTCCCCCGCTCGTAG